In the Balaenoptera musculus isolate JJ_BM4_2016_0621 chromosome 2, mBalMus1.pri.v3, whole genome shotgun sequence genome, ACAGGGTAAGAATTGAGAGCCTCTTTCCACCCACCTTGGGATGGATTTGTTCATTTTCCAGGAGTCTAATCCGGCGTGGAAATGCAGACACCCCAGAAGGGCCCCGAGACACGTCCCCCAACTCTGAGACTTCCACGTCCACCGCTCACAGTgtctgcggtgagcaggggcagACTTGAGGAAAGTGGGGCCTACACCACCCTGCCCCTTGCTCAGAGTCCTCTGTGTACGGGGCTTTGCCTGCCCTGAGACTCCACGGCTCCCAGACCTCAGAGGTTCATGAACCCAGGACACTGGTGCATAAAGTGACCTTGACCTTTCCTTGAACTCCAAGCCTGTTCCCCACCCCCTTACCGCTCAAGGAGCCAGCCCATCTCCTGCCCCACAGGTGGCTTCTCCGAGACCTACGCCGCCCTGTGCGACTACAATGGGCTGCACTGCCGTGAGGAGGTGCAATGGGTGCGTTGGGCCAGGACCGGCAGGCGGGCAGGTGGGACCCagagggatggggcagaggaggaggaggagggaagcaggtgTGAGCCACTTCCACCTCTCCAAGGATGTGGACACCATCTATCATGCCGAGGATAACCGGGAGTTCAATCTTTTGGATTTCAGCCACTTGGAGAGCCGGTAAGCAGATGGGGTAGAGACTCAAGCCCCCattccagccccagcccagccctggcccttCTAGGCTCTCCCTTCTGGTCCCACCCACAGCCCCGGCTCTGTcttccagcccccaccccccctGCCTTTCACCCATCTAGGCTTTCCCCAGCCCAACCACCCCAGCCCTAGTCTCTTCTTCCCAGCCCTAGCCACCTGCTCACCACTTTCCTGCCGCCCTGAATCTCCCCACAGAGACTTGGCCCTAATGGTGGCAGCCCTGGCCTACAACCAATGGTTCACCAAACTCTACTGCAAGGACCTGCGGCTGGTAGGGTCTaggaggggcagtggggaggggagagtacTGCCCTCTCCGGCTCCTGATCACATGACCCCCTCTGTCCTCAGGGCTCTGAAGTGCTAGAACAGGTGCTACACACCCTGAGCAAGTCGGGGAGCCTCGAAGAGCTGGTGCTGGACAACGCCGGGCTTAAGACGTGAGGCCAGCCTCCTCCTTGGGCAGTGGTACCCCCTTGATGTAGTCTTAGGGTCCCAGAGCCTCAGAGCATGATATGGGCCTCTGAACCGTCTCATCCAGCTCCTCACTGTACAGAAGAGGCCCAAAGAGGGCACAAAGCAAGTCACGCCTAAGCCTCCTGACCCCCAGCTCCACAGCCTTCCCCCGTATCTCCATGCCCCGTCCCCTTCTGCCATCAGTCACCGAGCAGGGTGCGCTGCTCCGGTCTCAAGGACCCTAAGCTGGGCTTTGTCTCAGCACAACTTCCCAGGTATTCCGGAGTGATGGCAAGCTCCCTGGCAGGCCCCGAGCTGCTCCCCACCTGCGGGGGCCTCCGACCACTGTAGCCCCAGCCAGGCaggcaggtggaggaggaggggaagcccAGGGCCTGGGACAAACacatccttcctccccttccccaaaggGACTTTGTCCAGAAGCTGGCCGGGGTATTTGGGGAGAACGGGAGCTGTGTGCTGCATGCCCTCACTCTGTCCCACAACCCCATCGAGGACAAGGGTGAGCCCCAGCCCTGAATCCTACCCCCCATCGCAACGCAGACCCCTATCCCAGCCCAGAGCCCAACCCGGTCTGAACAGGGGCTCTCCGACCTGATGCCAGCCCCTGCCCCAATATGCCATCCTTGACCCCAGGCCCATAACCCACTCAAGCACCCAGTCTGACTCTGCACCACCTGTCCCCACTGCCCATCTCTCAGTggtcccctttctctctccactccccaggTTTCCTCAGCCTGAGCCAGCAGCTCCTCTGCTTCCCCACTGGCCTCACCAAACTGTGCCTGGCCAAGACTGCCATTTCCCCTCGAGGTACTTGCCCCGGGACCCCTGacctctgactctgaccctccccCAGCACTGCCTGGGTGTCGAGTCCCAGAGGTGTACCCATACACTCAAACAGCATCCCAGGGatcaaagaagggaaaggagccACATTTGGAGAGTGGGGAAGAGTTGTATGCAAGGGGAAGAGTTCGGCGGGGGGGTGGCCAACCCAGCCCAGTGCCCGCTGTGCTCAGGGCTCCAGGCGCTGGGCCAGACCTTCGGGGCCAACCCAGCCTTTGCCAGCTCCCTTCAGTACCTGGACCTGAGCAAGAACCCTGGGCTGCTCGCCACAGATGAGGCCAACGTGAGTCCACGAATATAGCCTCAAGCCCCTGCAGAGGCCCACCCGGGCTTCAGGGCCTGGGGTCTCTGCCCTttagccctggggaggggaggggttctgTCACCCCTTCACCCGCAAcccctctgtccttccttcccagGCCCTCTACAGTTTCCTGGCCCAGCCCAATGCCCTGGTGCACCTGGACCTGGCGGGGACTGACTGCGCCATCGACTTGGTGAGGATTTGGTGACGGGGGAGCCAGCCTGTGATCtgggggggctggggtgggtcaCCCCCTCCTTGAGTACAGTGGTGGGCGGAGCTGGCAGGATGGCTTCAGGTTCAGCTGAATTACAAATCAACGCCAAAGCTCACACCTGTGCAGCACTTTATCCGTGCGCCGCCAAGGCTGTGCTGGCTGTGCCTAAAAGCCAACCCGGATCCGTTCCTCAGTCGTGAGCCCCAGCGCAGCGCTGAGTCCACCGGAGGAAAGGACTCCTTCCCTAACTTGAACCAGGCACCTTACGAGCTTGTGGGCGCCCTGGCTTTACACATCCACTGCCTATGAGCCTCTCACCCCCTGGGGGCCAGGCAGGTGGGAGTAGACCCACTTTccacagaggggaaactgaggcttgaagaggCTAAGTGGGCAGGCACAGCGGGGCTCGCACAGACTGACCGCAGAGGGCGAAGCGCCAGGGccttggtggggagggaggagggagtccTCGTCGCCCCTCCCGGCAGCCCTCCCAGCCCCGTGAGACGCACCCTGTCTCCACCCCCACAGCTTCTGGGCGCCCTGCTCCACGGCTGCTGCTCCCACCTCACCTACCTCAACCTGGCGCGCAACAGCTGCTCCCACAGGTGGGAGCACAGGGGTGCAGCGAGGGGCGGGGCAAGTCGTGGGCGCCCCCTCCCTTGCTGACCCCAGGCATCTCCGCAGGAAGGGCCGGGAGGCCCCGCCTGCCTTCAAGCAGTTCTTCAGCAGCACCTACACTCTGAGCCACATCAACCTGTCGGCCACGAGGCTGCCCCTGGAGGCCCTCAGGTCGGGTGGGTGCAGGGTTGGGGGGCGTCCGAGGGGGAACCCTGGGAGAAGGGGGTGAGGGGTAAAGGCGGGCCTGCTGACCTTCCTCCCACAGGGCGCTGCTCCAGGGCCTCTCCCTCAACAGTCACCTCAGCGATCTGCACCTGGACCTCAGCAGCTGTGAGGTGAGCCCTCAGTCCCCCACCCATCACCCCACCGTTCACTTCCCTAAGTCAAGCTCTGGCTCCGTCTTGCCTCCGCGCTACCCCTCAGCGACCCCCCGCCCTAACttcacccccactttcccctctcCGTCTGTGGTCTGCGGCCCTCTGTCTAGAGGTCATTTTCAGTCTCCAGGATCTCCTCGCTGACCGCTTTGGGGTGGGAGATACCAAGCTTTCCCACCAGATGGCAGGAGCAAGCTGTCTCCAGAGCAGCGGCCTGGAGATTTTTCTggctgaagggaggggagagagcccTAGGGAAGGATCTGGTATAGAGAAGGGGCCTCCAGATTTCACACCCGAGAAGACCTGGTATGACCTTGAATCCTGGCATGACTCCTCTTATCTCTAAGCATTAAAGGTGCCCTGTCTTCCACCCACACCCCGTCCCTGCAGCTCCGCTCAGCTGGAGCCCAGGCTTTGCAGGAGCAGCTGTGGGCTGTCACCTGTGTGGGCAGCCTGGATCTGTCAGACAATGGTGAGTGGGGGCACTTCCCTTCCTGGGGGCCAGGTGGGGACAGGGGCCTAGAGCACGGGGGAGAAGCCCTAAGGAGACTCCAGTGAGCCTCGGGCCTCAAGGCCAGGCCTCTCCCATCTACTGGCCAGGGTTCGACTCGGACCTCCTGACACTGGTGCCCGCACTTGGCAAGAACAAGTCCCTCAAGCACCTGTTCCTGGGCAAGAACTTCAACGTCAAGGCCAAGTGAGCCCCCCCTCCTATACCCACAGACCCTCACTCCATCATCCGCCTATCCTTGTGGCTCACTGTGTTACCCTTGACCGCCTCTCCGCTGCTCCACTAACAtgaccccagccccctcccctcctactCTGAGCCCCGACTCCCCACAGGACCCTGGAGGAGATCCTCCACAAGCTGGTGCAGCTGATCCAAGAAGAGGACTGTGTGAGTGCCGGGGCCTGGGAGGGGACCTGCAGTGACAGGGGCTGCAGGGACTGGGCCAAACCCCCCACTTGCCCACACAGTCCTTGCAGTCACTGTCAGTGGCAGACTCCCGGCTGAAGCTTCGCACCAGCATCCTCATCAACGCCCTGGGCAGCAACACCTGCCTGGCGAAGGTGGATCTGAGCGGCAATGGCATGGAGGACATCGGGGCCAAGATGCTCTCTAAGGCCCTGCAGATAAACTCCTCCCTCAGGTGGGGCCCACACCTGGACCCTCTCACCTGgagccccagccctcccccacacacatacatgccCTCCCTGCTGCCTCACTGCTCTGTACCCCAGCTTCCAGGAGACCCTTAGTCCCAGGACCATCTCTGAGTCAGCCTCATTacccaggaaaggagggaaggctCCTGAGGGGGATGTGTCCCCTCCCCCTAAGAGAGACCCCGAGGGAGGGGTAATACGCTGATGCTCACCCTTTCCCCAGAACTATCCTATGGGATCGGAACAATACATCTGCCCTAGGCTTTCTGGACATTGCAAGGGCCCTGGAGAGGTGAGTAGACCAGGGCCCTGCCCTGATCCTAGCCCCCAGCTTCCCTGTACCTGGACCAGGCCTGAACTAcaccagccccaccccagtccaCCTGACCTAGTTGCATAGAAATGTTAGGAAGGACCACAGAAGAGGGAAATGGTCAGCAAGAGGTGGGGTCTGGGGAGCAGGAGCCTCTCCTGCCCGCCTTTATCCCACCCAGCTGTGCCACTCTGTCCCACAGCAACCATACGCTGCGCTTCATGTCCTTCCCTGTGAGCGACATCTCCCAAGCCTACCGCAGCGCCCCTGAGCGTACCGAGGACGTCTGGCAGAAGGTGGCGGCCTGAGCAGGGTGGAACCCGAGGGGCAGGGGCCAGCCCAAATCCCCTggccctcaccccacccacccatcGTCATCTCCAGATCCAGTGGTGCTTGGTGAGGAACAACCATTCTCAGACGTGCCCGCAGGAACAGGCTTTCAGGCTGCAGCAGGGCCTGGTGACCAGCAGCGCCGAGCAAGTAAACGTTTCCCTCCGAGACACAGGGGGCACACGTGGGGCACGCAGGGCACAGGGCTGATGTGATGGAGCGCAGGTCGGGGCGGGAGGGATCATGAGAGAGGCATCGTGTGGTGCCCATAAGTGGATTGAGCATGTGGGAGAGCAAAAAGACAGGACGTGCAGAATGTGGGCCCCAAACATGAGAGGACACGTGGGCAAACGGCAGGGGTCCCAGACAAGGGGTCCCAGGACTGTGGGAGCTCCACTGAGTGTTCAAGAGGACATCccaagaagaagagggaacaggCCATCGGGAGACATCACCCTTACCCCTGTCAGTGCCAGCACCAGTAGCACTGCCCAAGGGGGCCCAGAAATGGGGCACCTGGGGGCCCACCTGGGAAGGTGAAGATGCGAGAGTCCCCCCTAACACTCCCGCCACCTGTGCTGCAGATGCTGCAGCGGCTGTGCGGACGGGTGCAAGAGGAGGTTCGGGCCCTGAGGCTGTGCCCCCTGGAGCCCGTGCAGGATGAGTTGCTCTATGCTCGGGACCTCATCAAGGACGCCAAGAACTCCCGGGCGGTGAGCCCTCCGCAGCCCCGCCCTCCCCTGACAGTCTAGGGAGCCCAGGAAGGCCAGCGTGCCGGCCCAGGAGCGTCCAGGCCCAGGAGTGCCCACGGACGGCACTGCTTATCCCCCAACGTTTTCACAGCCTCCTAGGCCAGGGACCCAGCGAAGCCAGATTCTGACCTTCTGATCAGAACCCCTTTCTTTCCCAGCTGTTTCCCAGCCTCTATGAGCTGGGCCACATGCTGGCCAACGACGGACCCgtgaggcagaggctggagtcaGTAGCCAGTGAGGTGTCCAAGGCTGTGGACAAGGAGCTGCAGGCAAGTCCTGGGGAGGGAGCCCAGTGCTGACCAAGGCCCTAAGCCGAGGGCCGAGGCCAGCACGGGAAGATTACCGTGGGCAAGAAGGAGTTACAGAGCTGAGACCACCTACACTCCCACTGTGCCAAGGCATTGCTAGAGAACCGGCCTCGGATATTTGCTGCTCGTTTCAACCTTAGCCCCTGAACTCTGAGCTCTCCCTCTGGACTCTGATCCTTGGACTGACTCTCCCCTGTCCGTGTGTCCATGTGGTAGGATGAAAAGGACACTGACCAGGATGTGGGGAAGCCTGAGTGTCCAAGGCTCTGCTGCTAACCGGCCCTGTGACCTTGGCCGGCCCCTCAGTCTCCCCACGGGGGGCTGGAATAGACAGGCTGGAGTCTCTTCCGCTGTGGTGCCAGCCCTGACCCTGCCCTCCTTGGGGCTCTGGCCTCCTTTCCCCACATACTAGGTGATCCTGGAGTCCATGGTCAGCCTAACGCAAGAGTTATGCCCCGTGGCCATGCGGGTGGCTGAAGGGCACAACAAGATGCTGAGCAATGTGGCTGAGCGCGTCACTGTGCCCCGGAACTTCATCCGAGGGGCGCTGCTGGAGCAGGCGGGGCAGGACATTCAGAACAAGCTGGAGTGAGAGGCGgcggggtgggggctggaggggggctgGACTTGGCCTGGAGCACTTAGGGactcgggggggtggggggggcagccATCAGCAATGAATAATGAATGACACAATCTACAATACAAGGGATGAATCTTTAACCAACTGCAACCTTGCTATTTAAGGTCTGACTCATTCTTGCCCTGGCAGTCTAACTGCTGAGCTGGGGTTAGGAGTCCGAACAGTGCACACACGTGTACACGTACACACAGCCGCGCACATACCCCCAGGAACTGACCTCTAGAAACAGAGCACAGCCTCCTCGGAGGTGTGGACAAAGAATAGGGGTGCATGGACTGCGCTGCCCATCCCCCCAAGTTTTCATGGCCCCTAGAGCTCTCCCTCATTCCAGTCTGGGTGCCACCTCTCactaaaatgaaggaaaattattACACAAACCCATGAAATGGCCAAGCTCAAGAAGTGCTGGTTCCTGCTCTTACAGCAGAGACGGGCAGAATTCACTCAACACCTCAGTTTACCTCACTCTGTTCCACTGGAGCTCCAGGGGCCGGACCCAGAGCCCCTCTGCCCGTCCTTCCCCTCAGTTCCTCTCCGtccaccctccccctccacacacccCTAGGCTGGAAGGgctgtgggtggagctgggtggtGGATCCCAGGTGCCTCGTACAGCAGCTGTGTTCCCCGTGGGCAGCCAGGGCGGCCGGCCCGCTCCCTCAGGCGTCTGGGGAAGGCTGGGGCAGAGGCtcaggggcagggaaggaggagctgAGCCGCCCCCCTGTGCCCACAGTGAAGTGAAGCTCTCAGTCGTCACCTACTTGACCAACTCCATAGTAGATGAGATCCTGCAGGAGCTGTACCACTCCCACAAGAGCCTGGTAAAACTTCTGAGCCTCAGCCCGGCCCAGACCTGTCCTCCACCCCACATCACCCGCGTCTGCCCCCACCAGCCCTCCCCGTCAAGGTCCTGGGCGGTGGGCGGCTTCCTTGGGATCCTGTTCACACCTGTCCTTCTCTAGGCCCGACACCTGGCCCAGCTAAAGACACTGTCAGATCCGCCAGGGGGGCCGTGCCAAGGACAGGATCTGTCCTCCCGGGGCCGAGGCCGGAACCATGACCGTGACGAGACCACAGATGATGAACTTGGGACCAACATCGTGAGCACCCCCACTCCCTTCCTTAACCTTGGTCCTGCCCCTGACCCTGCAAAACGCTGTTCCCTTCTACGTCCCTGGACTCCACTCTCTGCCCCTCGCCGGGTCTTTTCCCCTCGCCCCGATCCCGCCCAGCCTCTTCCCTTGTCCCATTGCCTCAGCCGCCTAAGGACAGGGAAGCGGGATGCACTCTAAAGAGGAGGCTTTATGAGGAATGGGAGGCTCCAGGCGAGGCTCCTGGGGTTTGCCACCTGGCCCC is a window encoding:
- the CARMIL3 gene encoding capping protein, Arp2/3 and myosin-I linker protein 3 isoform X5, whose translation is MVSMRLPSAESVDQVTRHVSSALSKVCPGPGSLIRRGNADTPEGPRDTSPNSETSTSTAHSVCGGFSETYAALCDYNGLHCREEVQWDVDTIYHAEDNREFNLLDFSHLESRDLALMVAALAYNQWFTKLYCKDLRLGSEVLEQVLHTLSKSGSLEELVLDNAGLKTDFVQKLAGVFGENGSCVLHALTLSHNPIEDKGFLSLSQQLLCFPTGLTKLCLAKTAISPRGLQALGQTFGANPAFASSLQYLDLSKNPGLLATDEANALYSFLAQPNALVHLDLAGTDCAIDLLLGALLHGCCSHLTYLNLARNSCSHRKGREAPPAFKQFFSSTYTLSHINLSATRLPLEALRALLQGLSLNSHLSDLHLDLSSCELRSAGAQALQEQLWAVTCVGSLDLSDNGFDSDLLTLVPALGKNKSLKHLFLGKNFNVKAKTLEEILHKLVQLIQEEDCSLQSLSVADSRLKLRTSILINALGSNTCLAKVDLSGNGMEDIGAKMLSKALQINSSLRTILWDRNNTSALGFLDIARALESNHTLRFMSFPVSDISQAYRSAPERTEDVWQKIQWCLVRNNHSQTCPQEQAFRLQQGLVTSSAEQMLQRLCGRVQEEVRALRLCPLEPVQDELLYARDLIKDAKNSRALFPSLYELGHMLANDGPVRQRLESVASEVSKAVDKELQVILESMVSLTQELCPVAMRVAEGHNKMLSNVAERVTVPRNFIRGALLEQAGQDIQNKLDEVKLSVVTYLTNSIVDEILQELYHSHKSLARHLAQLKTLSDPPGGPCQGQDLSSRGRGRNHDRDETTDDELGTNIDTMAIKKQKRCRKIRPVSAFISGSPQDMESQLGSLGIPPGWFSGLGSSQPTASGSWEGLSELPTHGYKLRHQTQGRPRPPRTTPPGPGRPSQAPVPGTRQENGTATRLDEGLEDFFSRRVMDESSSYPRTLRTLRPGLSEPPLPPLQKKRRRGLFHFRRPRSFKGDRGPGSPTTGLLLPPPPPPPPTQESPPSPGPRSLGNNSSPCWSPEEESRLLPAFGGGRGPSFRRKMGTDGAEPGEGGQAPGTAQQPRVHSVALPGLGGAKGWSFDGKREGPGPDLEGSVQPWQKRRSSDDAGPGAWKPPPPPQSTKPSFSAMRRAEATWHIAEESAPNHSCQSPSPASQDGEEEKEGALFPERTVPARNAKLQDPALALRPPKPVAVHRGRRLPQEPGGREEAETGGAAPGMNKPRLRLGSQQDQEEPEVQGPPDPGRRTAPLKPKRTRRAQSCDKLEPDRRQPPDPTAGASEPGTG
- the CARMIL3 gene encoding capping protein, Arp2/3 and myosin-I linker protein 3 isoform X6 — protein: MAKSSAELTRELQDSIRRCLSQAAVLQQHRVKLETKPKKFEDRVLALTSWRLHLFPLKVPAKVESSFNVLEIRAFNTLSQNQILVETERGMVSMRLPSAESVDQVTRHVSSALSKVCPGPGSLIRRGNADTPEGPRDTSPNSETSTSTAHSVCGGFSETYAALCDYNGLHCREEVQWDVDTIYHAEDNREFNLLDFSHLESRDLALMVAALAYNQWFTKLYCKDLRLGSEVLEQVLHTLSKSGSLEELVLDNAGLKTDFVQKLAGVFGENGSCVLHALTLSHNPIEDKGFLSLSQQLLCFPTGLTKLCLAKTAISPRGLQALGQTFGANPAFASSLQYLDLSKNPGLLATDEANALYSFLAQPNALVHLDLAGTDCAIDLLLGALLHGCCSHLTYLNLARNSCSHRKGREAPPAFKQFFSSTYTLSHINLSATRLPLEALRALLQGLSLNSHLSDLHLDLSSCELRSAGAQALQEQLWAVTCVGSLDLSDNGFDSDLLTLVPALGKNKSLKHLFLGKNFNVKAKTLEEILHKLVQLIQEEDCSLQSLSVADSRLKLRTSILINALGSNTCLAKVDLSGNGMEDIGAKMLSKALQINSSLRTILWDRNNTSALGFLDIARALESNHTLRFMSFPVSDISQAYRSAPERTEDVWQKIQWCLVRNNHSQTCPQEQAFRLQQGLVTSSAEQMLQRLCGRVQEEVRALRLCPLEPVQDELLYARDLIKDAKNSRALFPSLYELGHMLANDGPVRQRLESVASEVSKAVDKELQVILESMVSLTQELCPVAMRVAEGHNKMLSNVAERVTVPRNFIRGALLEQAGQDIQNKLDEVKLSVVTYLTNSIVDEILQELYHSHKSLARHLAQLKTLSDPPGGPCQGQDLSSRGRGRNHDRDETTDDELGTNIDTMAIKKQKRCRKIRPVSAFISGSPQDMESQLGSLGIPPGWFSGLGSSQPTASGSWEGLSELPTHGYKLRHQTQGRPRPPRTTPPGPGRPSQAPVPGTRQENGTATRLDEGLEDFFSRRVMDESSSYPRTLRTLRPGLSEPPLPPLQKKRRRGLFHFRRPRSFKGDRGPGSPTTGLLLPPPPPPPPTQESPPSPGPRSLGNNSSPCWSPEEESRLLPAFGGGRGPSFRRKMGTDGAEPGEGGQAPGTAQQPRVHSVALPGLGGAKGWSFDGKREGPGPDLEGSVQPWQKRRSSDDAGPGAWKPPPPPQSTKPSFSAMRRAEATWHIAEESAPNHSCQSPSPASQDGEEEKEGALFPERTVPARNAKGPRIRAAGLPP
- the CARMIL3 gene encoding capping protein, Arp2/3 and myosin-I linker protein 3 isoform X7, encoding MSLIRRGNADTPEGPRDTSPNSETSTSTAHSVCGGFSETYAALCDYNGLHCREEVQWDVDTIYHAEDNREFNLLDFSHLESRDLALMVAALAYNQWFTKLYCKDLRLGSEVLEQVLHTLSKSGSLEELVLDNAGLKTDFVQKLAGVFGENGSCVLHALTLSHNPIEDKGFLSLSQQLLCFPTGLTKLCLAKTAISPRGLQALGQTFGANPAFASSLQYLDLSKNPGLLATDEANALYSFLAQPNALVHLDLAGTDCAIDLLLGALLHGCCSHLTYLNLARNSCSHRKGREAPPAFKQFFSSTYTLSHINLSATRLPLEALRALLQGLSLNSHLSDLHLDLSSCELRSAGAQALQEQLWAVTCVGSLDLSDNGFDSDLLTLVPALGKNKSLKHLFLGKNFNVKAKTLEEILHKLVQLIQEEDCSLQSLSVADSRLKLRTSILINALGSNTCLAKVDLSGNGMEDIGAKMLSKALQINSSLRTILWDRNNTSALGFLDIARALESNHTLRFMSFPVSDISQAYRSAPERTEDVWQKIQWCLVRNNHSQTCPQEQAFRLQQGLVTSSAEQMLQRLCGRVQEEVRALRLCPLEPVQDELLYARDLIKDAKNSRALFPSLYELGHMLANDGPVRQRLESVASEVSKAVDKELQVILESMVSLTQELCPVAMRVAEGHNKMLSNVAERVTVPRNFIRGALLEQAGQDIQNKLDEVKLSVVTYLTNSIVDEILQELYHSHKSLARHLAQLKTLSDPPGGPCQGQDLSSRGRGRNHDRDETTDDELGTNIDTMAIKKQKRCRKIRPVSAFISGSPQDMESQLGSLGIPPGWFSGLGSSQPTASGSWEGLSELPTHGYKLRHQTQGRPRPPRTTPPGPGRPSQAPVPGTRQENGTATRLDEGLEDFFSRRVMDESSSYPRTLRTLRPGLSEPPLPPLQKKRRRGLFHFRRPRSFKGDRGPGSPTTGLLLPPPPPPPPTQESPPSPGPRSLGNNSSPCWSPEEESRLLPAFGGGRGPSFRRKMGTDGAEPGEGGQAPGTAQQPRVHSVALPGLGGAKGWSFDGKREGPGPDLEGSVQPWQKRRSSDDAGPGAWKPPPPPQSTKPSFSAMRRAEATWHIAEESAPNHSCQSPSPASQDGEEEKEGALFPERTVPARNAKLQDPALALRPPKPVAVHRGRRLPQEPGGREEAETGGAAPGMNKPRLRLGSQQDQEEPEVQGPPDPGRRTAPLKPKRTRRAQSCDKLEPDRRQPPDPTAGASEPGTG
- the CARMIL3 gene encoding capping protein, Arp2/3 and myosin-I linker protein 3 isoform X2, yielding MAKSSAELTRELQDSIRRCLSQAAVLQQHRVKLETKPKKFEDRVLALTSWRLHLFPLKVPAKVESSFNVLEIRAFNTLSQNQILVETERGMVSMRLPSAESVDQVTRHVSSALSKVCPGPGSLIRRGNADTPEGPRDTSPNSETSTSTAHSVCGGFSETYAALCDYNGLHCREEVQWDVDTIYHAEDNREFNLLDFSHLESRDLALMVAALAYNQWFTKLYCKDLRLGSEVLEQVLHTLSKSGSLEELVLDNAGLKTDFVQKLAGVFGENGSCVLHALTLSHNPIEDKGFLSLSQQLLCFPTGLTKLCLAKTAISPRGLQALGQTFGANPAFASSLQYLDLSKNPGLLATDEANALYSFLAQPNALVHLDLAGTDCAIDLLLGALLHGCCSHLTYLNLARNSCSHRKGREAPPAFKQFFSSTYTLSHINLSATRLPLEALRALLQGLSLNSHLSDLHLDLSSCELRSAGAQALQEQLWAVTCVGSLDLSDNGFDSDLLTLVPALGKNKSLKHLFLGKNFNVKAKTLEEILHKLVQLIQEEDCSLQSLSVADSRLKLRTSILINALGSNTCLAKVDLSGNGMEDIGAKMLSKALQINSSLRTILWDRNNTSALGFLDIARALESNHTLRFMSFPVSDISQAYRSAPERTEDVWQKIQWCLVRNNHSQTCPQEQAFRLQQGLVTSSAEQMLQRLCGRVQEEVRALRLCPLEPVQDELLYARDLIKDAKNSRALFPSLYELGHMLANDGPVRQRLESVASEVSKAVDKELQVILESMVSLTQELCPVAMRVAEGHNKMLSNVAERVTVPRNFIRGALLEQAGQDIQNKLDEVKLSVVTYLTNSIVDEILQELYHSHKSLARHLAQLKTLSDPPGGPCQGQDLSSRGRGRNHDRDETTDDELGTNIDTMAIKKQKRCRKIRPVSAFISGSPQDMESQLGSLGIPPGWFSGLGSSQPTASGSWEGLSELPTHGYKLRHQTQGRPRPPRTTPPGPGRPSAPVPGTRQENGTATRLDEGLEDFFSRRVMDESSSYPRTLRTLRPGLSEPPLPPLQKKRRRGLFHFRRPRSFKGDRGPGSPTTGLLLPPPPPPPPTQESPPSPGPRSLGNNSSPCWSPEEESRLLPAFGGGRGPSFRRKMGTDGAEPGEGGQAPGTAQQPRVHSVALPGLGGAKGWSFDGKREGPGPDLEGSVQPWQKRRSSDDAGPGAWKPPPPPQSTKPSFSAMRRAEATWHIAEESAPNHSCQSPSPASQDGEEEKEGALFPERTVPARNAKLQDPALALRPPKPVAVHRGRRLPQEPGGREEAETGGAAPGMNKPRLRLGSQQDQEEPEVQGPPDPGRRTAPLKPKRTRRAQSCDKLEPDRRQPPDPTAGASEPGTG
- the CARMIL3 gene encoding capping protein, Arp2/3 and myosin-I linker protein 3 isoform X4, with translation MAKSSAELTRELQDSIRRCLSQAAVLQQHRVKLETKPKKFEDRVLALTSWRLHLFPLKVPAKVESSFNVLEIRAFNTLSQNQILVETERGMVSMRLPSAESVDQVTRHVSSALSKVCPGPGSLIRRGNADTPEGPRDTSPNSETSTSTAHSVCGGFSETYAALCDYNGLHCREEVQWDVDTIYHAEDNREFNLLDFSHLESRDLALMVAALAYNQWFTKLYCKDLRLGSEVLEQVLHTLSKSGSLEELVLDNAGLKTDFVQKLAGVFGENGSCVLHALTLSHNPIEDKGFLSLSQQLLCFPTGLTKLCLAKTAISPRGLQALGQTFGANPAFASSLQYLDLSKNPGLLATDEANALYSFLAQPNALVHLDLAGTDCAIDLLLGALLHGCCSHLTYLNLARNSCSHRKGREAPPAFKQFFSSTYTLSHINLSATRLPLEALRALLQGLSLNSHLSDLHLDLSSCELRSAGAQALQEQLWAVTCVGSLDLSDNGFDSDLLTLVPALGKNKSLKHLFLGKNFNVKAKTLEEILHKLVQLIQEEDCSLQSLSVADSRLKLRTSILINALGSNTCLAKVDLSGNGMEDIGAKMLSKALQINSSLRTILWDRNNTSALGFLDIARALESNHTLRFMSFPVSDISQAYRSAPERTEDVWQKIQWCLVRNNHSQTCPQEQAFRLQQGLVTSSAEQLFPSLYELGHMLANDGPVRQRLESVASEVSKAVDKELQVILESMVSLTQELCPVAMRVAEGHNKMLSNVAERVTVPRNFIRGALLEQAGQDIQNKLDEVKLSVVTYLTNSIVDEILQELYHSHKSLARHLAQLKTLSDPPGGPCQGQDLSSRGRGRNHDRDETTDDELGTNIDTMAIKKQKRCRKIRPVSAFISGSPQDMESQLGSLGIPPGWFSGLGSSQPTASGSWEGLSELPTHGYKLRHQTQGRPRPPRTTPPGPGRPSQAPVPGTRQENGTATRLDEGLEDFFSRRVMDESSSYPRTLRTLRPGLSEPPLPPLQKKRRRGLFHFRRPRSFKGDRGPGSPTTGLLLPPPPPPPPTQESPPSPGPRSLGNNSSPCWSPEEESRLLPAFGGGRGPSFRRKMGTDGAEPGEGGQAPGTAQQPRVHSVALPGLGGAKGWSFDGKREGPGPDLEGSVQPWQKRRSSDDAGPGAWKPPPPPQSTKPSFSAMRRAEATWHIAEESAPNHSCQSPSPASQDGEEEKEGALFPERTVPARNAKLQDPALALRPPKPVAVHRGRRLPQEPGGREEAETGGAAPGMNKPRLRLGSQQDQEEPEVQGPPDPGRRTAPLKPKRTRRAQSCDKLEPDRRQPPDPTAGASEPGTG